From Chryseobacterium sp. IHB B 17019, one genomic window encodes:
- the recA gene encoding recombinase RecA encodes MSNIDDKKKALALVLDKLDKTYGKGTVMTLGDNSVDNTIEVIPSGSLGLDIALGVGGYPRGRIIEIYGPESSGKTTLTLHAIAEAQKAGGIAAFIDAEHAFDRGYAGKLGIDLENLIISQPDNGEQALEIADNLIRSGAIDIVVIDSVAALTPKAEIEGEMGDSKMGLHARLMSQALRKLTATISRTKCTVIFINQLREKIGVMFGNPETTTGGNALKFYASVRVDIRKASAPIKNGDEAIGSRVKVKIVKNKVAPPFKMAEFDIMYGEGVSKTGEILDQAVELGIVKKSGSWFSYEETKLGQGRDAVKDVLKDNPELAEELENKIKEELKNKAK; translated from the coding sequence ATGAGTAACATAGACGATAAGAAAAAAGCACTCGCTTTAGTGCTTGACAAACTAGATAAAACATACGGAAAAGGGACGGTAATGACGCTGGGAGACAACTCAGTAGACAATACAATAGAGGTGATTCCTTCAGGATCTTTAGGATTAGACATCGCTCTTGGAGTGGGCGGTTATCCGAGAGGAAGAATCATCGAAATCTACGGCCCGGAATCTTCAGGTAAAACAACTTTAACACTTCACGCCATCGCAGAAGCTCAGAAGGCAGGAGGAATTGCAGCATTTATCGATGCAGAGCACGCTTTCGACAGAGGATATGCAGGAAAACTGGGAATTGACCTGGAAAACCTTATTATTTCACAACCGGATAACGGTGAGCAGGCATTAGAAATTGCTGATAACTTAATCCGTTCAGGAGCTATTGATATCGTGGTAATTGACTCTGTTGCAGCACTTACTCCAAAAGCTGAGATCGAAGGTGAAATGGGAGACTCCAAAATGGGTCTTCATGCAAGGTTGATGTCTCAGGCTTTGAGAAAACTGACAGCAACTATTTCAAGAACAAAATGTACGGTAATCTTCATCAACCAGTTGAGAGAGAAAATCGGGGTAATGTTCGGGAATCCGGAAACGACAACAGGTGGTAACGCATTGAAATTCTACGCTTCAGTAAGAGTTGATATTAGAAAAGCAAGTGCGCCGATCAAAAACGGAGATGAAGCCATTGGAAGCCGTGTAAAAGTGAAGATCGTGAAAAACAAGGTAGCTCCACCTTTCAAAATGGCAGAATTCGACATCATGTATGGTGAAGGAGTTTCCAAAACAGGAGAGATTCTTGATCAGGCGGTAGAATTAGGAATTGTGAAGAAAAGCGGTTCTTGGTTCAGCTACGAAGAAACAAAACTTGGACAAGGTCGTGACGCCGTAAAAGACGTGTTAAAAGACAATCCTGAACTTGCTGAAGAATTGGAAAACAAAATTAAAGAAGAATTGAAGAATAAAGCTAAATAA
- the htpG gene encoding molecular chaperone HtpG yields the protein MTKGNINVSVENIFPLIKKFLYSDHEIFLRELISNATDATLKLKHLTSIGEAKVEYGNPKIEVKVDKENKTLRIIDQGIGMTAEEVEKYINQVAFSGAEEFLEKYKDSAKDSGIIGHFGLGFYSAFMVAEKVEILTKSYKEEPAVRWICDGSPEFTLEETADKTDRGTEIILHIAEDSTEFLEEGKIRELLLKYNKFMPVPIKFGTRTHTLPLPEDALEGTVAETEEVDNIINNPTPAWTMAPSELTNEDYMKFYHELYPMQFEEPLFNIHLNVDYPFNLTGILFFPKLNNSLNIEKDKIQLYQNQVFVTDEVKGIVPDFLMLLRGVIDSPDIPLNVSRSCLQADGAVKKISSYITKKVADKMASLINENREDYEKKWNDIKVVIEYGIVTEEKFAEKADKFTLYPTTDGKYFLWNELEEKIKTNQTDKDGKLIVLYASNADEQHGYIQSAKDKGYEVLLLDSPIVPHVIQKLEASKEKISFARVDADHINNLIKKDEPIISKLNETEKESLKKNVEEAVNDPKFTIQLEDLDSTDAPFTITQPEFMRRMKDMQATGGGGMFGMGGFPEMYNLVVNSNSEFANQILKTENTEEKEGLIKHALDLAKLSQNLLKGKELTDFIQRSYKQLEK from the coding sequence ATGACTAAAGGAAATATTAATGTATCTGTGGAAAATATTTTCCCGCTTATCAAAAAATTTCTTTACAGTGATCACGAAATATTCTTGAGAGAGCTGATCTCCAATGCAACCGACGCTACTTTAAAATTAAAACATTTAACGAGCATCGGGGAAGCAAAAGTAGAATATGGCAATCCTAAAATTGAGGTTAAGGTCGACAAAGAAAATAAAACGCTTCGCATCATTGATCAGGGGATCGGTATGACAGCCGAAGAAGTTGAAAAATACATCAATCAGGTTGCGTTTTCCGGAGCTGAGGAGTTTTTGGAAAAATATAAAGATTCTGCGAAAGATTCAGGGATTATCGGACATTTCGGACTTGGATTTTACTCTGCATTTATGGTTGCAGAGAAAGTCGAAATCTTAACAAAATCTTATAAAGAAGAACCGGCAGTTCGCTGGATTTGCGACGGAAGTCCTGAGTTTACTCTTGAAGAAACAGCAGATAAAACCGACAGAGGAACGGAAATCATCCTTCACATTGCAGAAGATTCAACAGAATTTTTGGAAGAAGGAAAAATCCGTGAACTGTTGCTGAAATATAACAAATTCATGCCTGTTCCAATTAAATTCGGGACAAGAACTCACACATTGCCGTTGCCGGAAGATGCTCTGGAAGGTACGGTTGCAGAAACGGAAGAGGTTGACAATATCATCAACAATCCTACTCCAGCCTGGACGATGGCACCAAGCGAACTGACAAATGAAGATTATATGAAATTCTACCACGAGCTGTATCCGATGCAGTTTGAGGAACCTTTGTTTAATATTCATTTGAATGTTGATTATCCGTTCAACCTGACAGGGATTTTGTTCTTCCCTAAATTGAATAACAGCTTAAATATTGAAAAAGATAAAATTCAATTATATCAGAATCAGGTATTTGTAACAGATGAAGTGAAAGGTATTGTTCCTGATTTCCTGATGCTTCTTCGTGGAGTTATTGATTCTCCGGATATTCCATTGAATGTTTCGCGTTCTTGCTTACAGGCAGATGGCGCGGTGAAGAAAATCTCTTCTTACATCACGAAAAAAGTAGCCGACAAAATGGCTTCTTTAATCAACGAAAACCGTGAAGATTATGAGAAAAAATGGAATGATATTAAAGTTGTTATCGAATATGGAATCGTAACGGAAGAGAAGTTTGCCGAGAAAGCAGATAAATTCACACTATATCCTACAACTGACGGAAAATATTTCCTGTGGAATGAATTGGAAGAAAAAATTAAAACTAATCAAACAGATAAAGACGGTAAATTAATCGTCCTGTATGCTTCCAATGCGGATGAACAGCACGGCTATATCCAGTCGGCAAAAGATAAAGGATATGAGGTTCTTCTTTTAGATTCCCCGATTGTTCCTCACGTTATCCAAAAGCTGGAGGCTTCCAAAGAGAAGATTTCGTTTGCAAGAGTGGATGCAGATCACATCAATAATCTGATTAAAAAAGATGAGCCAATCATTTCTAAATTAAATGAGACCGAAAAGGAATCATTAAAAAAGAATGTGGAAGAAGCTGTAAATGATCCAAAATTCACGATTCAGCTTGAAGATTTAGACAGTACTGATGCGCCATTCACGATTACGCAACCTGAATTCATGAGAAGAATGAAAGATATGCAGGCAACCGGTGGTGGCGGAATGTTTGGAATGGGCGGCTTCCCGGAAATGTATAATTTGGTAGTGAATTCTAACAGTGAGTTTGCCAATCAGATTTTGAAAACTGAAAATACTGAGGAAAAAGAAGGATTGATTAAACATGCTTTGGATTTGGCCAAGCTTTCTCAGAATTTATTGAAAGGAAAAGAGCTGACGGACTTTATTCAGAGAAGTTATAAGCAATTGGAAAAGTAA
- a CDS encoding MGMT family protein, with the protein MDEIFKQQVWEITKLVPKGKVTSYGAIAKAVGYPNHSRHVGKAMGGCPKDVPAHRVISSSGTLSVPEFQKKLEAEGIVVENFRIKDFKKLFWDPLQEL; encoded by the coding sequence ATGGACGAAATATTCAAGCAACAAGTCTGGGAAATCACAAAATTAGTTCCCAAAGGAAAAGTAACCAGTTATGGAGCGATTGCCAAAGCAGTCGGTTATCCCAACCATTCCCGTCACGTCGGAAAAGCAATGGGCGGCTGCCCGAAAGATGTTCCTGCACATCGGGTGATTTCAAGCTCAGGAACTTTATCCGTCCCGGAATTTCAGAAAAAATTGGAAGCAGAAGGAATTGTTGTGGAAAATTTCAGAATTAAGGATTTTAAGAAGCTGTTTTGGGATCCGTTACAGGAGTTATAA
- a CDS encoding deoxyhypusine synthase family protein encodes MNKPITEFIEKYYLHFNAAALVDASKGYVAHLKEGGKMMITLAGAMSTAELGKILAEMIRQDKVDFISCTGANLEEDLMNLVAHSHYERVPHYRDLTAQDEWDLLERGLNRVTDTCIPEEEAFRRLQKHIVEIWKDTEAKGERYFPHEFMYKMILSGVLEQYYEIPRENSWMIAAAEKNLPIVVPGWEDSTMGNIFASYCIKGELTATTMKSGIEYMTYLADWYTKNSAGKGVGFFQIGGGIAGDFPICVVPMLYQDMEMHDIPFWSYFCQISDSTTSYGSYSGAVPNEKITWGKLDITTPKFIVESDATICAPLMFSYILENA; translated from the coding sequence ATGAACAAGCCGATTACTGAATTCATAGAAAAATACTATCTGCATTTCAATGCAGCAGCGCTAGTGGACGCTTCTAAAGGATACGTTGCCCACTTGAAGGAAGGTGGAAAAATGATGATTACTTTGGCGGGAGCAATGTCTACTGCGGAGTTGGGTAAAATTCTTGCGGAGATGATCCGTCAGGACAAAGTAGATTTCATTTCTTGTACGGGAGCCAATCTTGAAGAAGATTTGATGAATCTTGTGGCGCATTCTCACTACGAAAGAGTTCCGCATTACAGAGATTTGACGGCTCAGGACGAGTGGGATTTATTGGAAAGAGGATTAAACAGAGTTACAGATACCTGTATCCCTGAAGAAGAGGCTTTCAGAAGGCTGCAGAAACATATCGTTGAGATCTGGAAAGATACAGAAGCAAAAGGAGAAAGATATTTCCCGCACGAATTTATGTATAAAATGATCCTTTCAGGAGTTCTTGAGCAGTATTACGAAATTCCTAGAGAAAACTCCTGGATGATCGCCGCAGCAGAGAAAAACTTACCGATTGTTGTTCCGGGATGGGAAGATTCTACGATGGGTAATATTTTCGCTTCTTATTGTATTAAAGGTGAACTGACGGCTACAACAATGAAATCAGGAATCGAATATATGACGTATCTGGCGGATTGGTACACTAAAAATTCAGCAGGAAAAGGAGTTGGGTTCTTCCAGATCGGTGGAGGAATTGCAGGAGATTTCCCTATTTGTGTGGTGCCAATGCTGTATCAGGATATGGAAATGCATGACATTCCGTTTTGGTCATATTTCTGTCAGATTTCGGATTCTACGACTTCTTACGGATCGTATTCCGGAGCTGTTCCGAACGAGAAAATCACTTGGGGTAAGCTGGATATCACGACACCGAAATTTATCGTTGAAAGTGATGCTACGATCTGTGCACCATTGATGTTCTCTTATATTTTAGAAAACGCATAA
- a CDS encoding GreA/GreB family elongation factor has product MTNNIIVTTGIYDAIKDTLRRKKVSMQEEKRLAEELRKAKQVLRRDLPEDVVTVDRKVTIKDHTRDFEHEYIFVASTKAKPAKNKYSILSDIALATVGYKVGDVIDWPFKDGERKIEILKVESL; this is encoded by the coding sequence ATGACGAATAATATTATTGTAACAACCGGAATTTATGATGCTATAAAAGATACTTTAAGGAGAAAAAAAGTAAGCATGCAGGAAGAAAAAAGGCTAGCTGAAGAACTTAGAAAAGCAAAGCAAGTCTTGAGAAGAGATCTACCTGAGGACGTCGTGACCGTTGACAGGAAAGTTACAATTAAGGACCATACCCGAGATTTTGAACATGAATATATTTTCGTAGCATCTACAAAAGCAAAACCTGCAAAAAATAAGTATTCTATTCTGTCAGATATTGCGCTTGCTACCGTTGGATATAAAGTAGGAGACGTTATTGATTGGCCTTTTAAAGACGGAGAAAGAAAAATCGAAATTTTAAAAGTGGAATCTTTGTAG
- the arfB gene encoding alternative ribosome rescue aminoacyl-tRNA hydrolase ArfB — translation MKDFSKELSFKTSRSSGAGGQNVNKVETSVTVLWNVSGSEFFNEDQKNLIQNKLKNRINAEGFLFLTVSESRTQLMNKNKAIEKILEIVDKALIVPKKRVATKPSKNQKQKRLDTKKKISEKKENRKFKF, via the coding sequence ATGAAAGACTTCTCAAAAGAGCTTAGTTTCAAAACTTCCCGCAGCAGTGGGGCAGGAGGGCAGAACGTGAATAAAGTCGAAACTTCCGTGACTGTACTTTGGAATGTTTCCGGGTCTGAATTTTTTAATGAAGATCAAAAGAATTTGATTCAAAATAAACTTAAAAACAGAATTAACGCGGAAGGATTTTTATTCTTAACGGTTTCTGAAAGCAGAACACAATTAATGAATAAAAATAAAGCAATTGAAAAAATTCTGGAAATCGTAGATAAAGCTTTAATTGTTCCTAAGAAGCGCGTTGCTACAAAACCTTCAAAAAATCAAAAGCAAAAAAGACTGGATACTAAAAAGAAGATTTCTGAGAAAAAAGAGAACAGAAAGTTTAAATTTTAA
- a CDS encoding AMP-binding protein — MLLDFNNLNTNQLSPSSEFEMKIKNFVEEWFSDSETVKVQTSGSTGTPKIFDIEKKKMINSAVMTGDFLRLKQGDTALICLPIEYISGKMMVVRSIVKKLKLILTDSSLQPLKNIDHEIDFCAMTPLQVENSLDKLHLIKNLIIGGAAVSESLKNKIFNSKLNNQASNRIFETYGMSETLSHIGLKQIFPEVEDYFTIFENIDISKDERGCLTIFAPDLNVEVLQTNDLVEIKNKNQFRFLGRIDNVINSGGAKIFPEQLESLVKKEIPNEVVFLGIPDESLGQKLILIVEGEQSQDLINKILKIHFEKNFHKPKEIIFIEKIPRTPNGKINRIELTEIINNK, encoded by the coding sequence ATGCTTCTAGACTTCAATAATCTCAATACTAATCAATTATCTCCTTCTTCGGAATTTGAAATGAAAATTAAAAATTTTGTAGAAGAATGGTTTTCCGATTCTGAAACAGTCAAAGTACAGACTTCAGGCTCTACGGGAACTCCAAAAATATTTGATATTGAGAAAAAGAAAATGATCAATTCGGCAGTAATGACAGGTGATTTTCTAAGATTAAAACAAGGAGATACGGCTTTAATCTGTCTTCCTATTGAATATATTTCAGGAAAAATGATGGTTGTGCGGTCTATTGTAAAAAAGCTGAAATTAATTCTTACGGACTCATCCCTACAACCATTGAAAAATATAGATCATGAAATTGATTTTTGTGCGATGACCCCTTTACAGGTTGAAAATTCTCTTGATAAATTACATTTAATTAAAAACTTAATTATCGGCGGGGCAGCGGTTTCGGAAAGCTTAAAAAATAAAATTTTTAATTCCAAATTGAATAATCAAGCATCAAACCGTATTTTTGAAACTTATGGAATGTCAGAAACGCTTTCTCACATTGGGTTAAAACAGATTTTTCCGGAGGTGGAGGATTATTTTACCATATTTGAAAATATCGATATTTCAAAAGATGAGAGAGGTTGTCTTACGATTTTTGCTCCTGATTTAAATGTGGAAGTTTTGCAAACTAATGATTTAGTTGAAATTAAAAATAAGAATCAATTCAGGTTTTTAGGAAGAATAGATAATGTAATCAATTCCGGTGGTGCGAAAATTTTTCCGGAACAGTTGGAATCATTAGTTAAAAAAGAAATTCCGAATGAGGTTGTATTTTTAGGAATTCCTGATGAAAGTTTGGGACAAAAATTGATATTGATAGTTGAAGGAGAACAATCACAGGATTTAATTAATAAAATTTTGAAAATACATTTCGAGAAAAATTTTCATAAGCCGAAAGAAATTATTTTTATTGAGAAAATCCCAAGGACACCCAACGGAAAAATAAACAGAATTGAGTTAACTGAAATCATTAACAATAAGTAA